One genomic segment of Candidatus Neomarinimicrobiota bacterium includes these proteins:
- the nusA gene encoding transcription termination factor NusA: MNHKELIDAFAQLAKEKGIARSEVADIIESVFESIIRKKYGDVDNFDIIVNTDKGEIEIYQELEVVADEDLDDEVREISLTEARKRQDVDDVEPGDVIVQVINPDVFGRRAISAAKQVLSQKIRELERNQIYEEYTNRIGEIIVGSIHQIRRGESLFINIDKTELKMPRREQIETERYRRGDTIKAIIKEVNMTPKGPEIIISRADESFLRRLFELEVPEIFDGIVEIKAIARVPGRRSKIIVESNDKRIDAVGACVGIKGSRIKTIVNELAGENVDIISYSHESEVLISRALSPAKPLFIEIDEDRRTALAVFDDNEIATAIGTGGININLTSQVTGYDIDAIRRSEYNRLEGDDIFIEDLEGITKTQINALQEAGIETVADFLNTETAKLLEIKGIGEKTFEKIETIVQDALQSKRDKQDELDLDDNQG, encoded by the coding sequence TTGAACCACAAAGAACTCATTGATGCCTTTGCCCAGCTGGCAAAAGAAAAAGGAATTGCCAGATCCGAGGTGGCCGATATTATTGAATCGGTATTTGAATCTATTATCCGTAAAAAATATGGTGATGTGGATAATTTTGATATCATTGTCAATACGGATAAGGGAGAAATTGAAATTTACCAGGAGCTGGAAGTGGTGGCTGATGAAGACCTGGATGACGAGGTCAGGGAGATATCCCTTACTGAAGCCCGAAAGCGCCAGGATGTGGACGATGTAGAACCGGGCGATGTGATTGTCCAGGTGATTAATCCGGATGTATTCGGGCGACGGGCCATATCTGCCGCTAAACAGGTTCTGAGTCAGAAAATCCGTGAACTGGAACGGAATCAGATTTATGAGGAATATACCAACCGGATTGGAGAGATTATTGTGGGAAGTATCCACCAGATCCGCCGGGGGGAATCCCTTTTTATCAATATTGACAAAACTGAATTGAAAATGCCCCGCCGGGAACAGATTGAAACGGAACGTTATCGTCGCGGTGATACCATTAAGGCAATTATTAAAGAAGTTAATATGACGCCCAAGGGACCGGAAATTATTATTTCCAGGGCGGATGAATCCTTTTTGCGACGCCTTTTTGAGCTGGAAGTACCGGAAATATTTGACGGCATCGTGGAGATCAAAGCCATTGCCCGTGTCCCGGGGCGGCGGAGCAAGATTATCGTGGAATCCAACGATAAACGGATTGATGCAGTGGGTGCCTGCGTTGGCATCAAAGGGAGCCGAATCAAAACGATCGTGAATGAATTGGCCGGGGAAAATGTGGATATTATCAGCTACAGCCACGAGTCGGAAGTCCTGATTTCCAGGGCTCTGTCACCGGCTAAACCCCTCTTCATCGAGATTGATGAGGACCGTCGTACGGCACTGGCCGTTTTTGATGATAACGAGATTGCTACAGCTATCGGTACCGGCGGTATCAATATCAATCTCACTTCACAGGTTACCGGGTATGATATTGATGCTATACGTCGCTCTGAATATAACCGTCTTGAAGGAGACGATATTTTTATTGAGGATCTGGAAGGGATTACCAAAACACAGATCAATGCCCTTCAGGAAGCAGGGATTGAAACCGTCGCTGATTTTCTGAATACGGAAACTGCCAAACTCCTTGAAATTAAAGGAATTGGTGAAAAAACCTTTGAAAAAATTGAGACCATTGTTCAGGATGCCCTGCAGTCGAAACGGGACAAACAGGATGAGCTGGATCTCGATGATAATCAAGGTTAA